A genome region from Methanobacterium subterraneum includes the following:
- a CDS encoding HXXEE domain-containing protein, whose protein sequence is MTNWLYKNWAKLSVLLAIAITLLVIYFIKLENTILFLIWIQIPIYLLHQFEEHARNGFKNYINKKVFQVQEGEYPLNEKNIFWINIPIIWILMPIFAGLSSVNIMFGLWIPYFAVFNSLSHVFFSIKNQEYNPGLIVSLILGIPVGVYALIIYYSYNAVSPITSIISIFFSILLHIVVFGYIKMNYQKNEL, encoded by the coding sequence ATGACAAATTGGCTCTATAAAAATTGGGCAAAGTTAAGTGTTTTACTTGCAATAGCAATTACACTGCTTGTGATCTATTTTATAAAACTTGAAAATACAATTCTATTTTTGATTTGGATACAGATACCTATTTATTTGTTACATCAGTTTGAGGAACATGCGCGAAATGGGTTTAAAAATTACATTAATAAAAAGGTATTCCAGGTTCAAGAAGGAGAATATCCTTTAAATGAAAAAAACATTTTTTGGATAAATATTCCTATTATCTGGATATTGATGCCCATCTTTGCAGGTTTATCCTCAGTTAACATAATGTTTGGCCTATGGATCCCCTATTTTGCTGTATTTAATAGTTTAAGCCATGTGTTTTTTTCCATAAAAAATCAGGAATATAATCCAGGGCTTATTGTGAGTTTAATATTGGGAATTCCCGTAGGAGTCTATGCTTTGATAATATATTATTCTTACAACGCTGTTTCTCCAATAACCTCCATTATATCAATATTTTTTTCAATATTACTGCATATTGTGGTATTCGGCTACATAAAGATGAACTATCAAAAAAATGAATTATGA
- a CDS encoding UPF0104 family protein, translating to MKRYYVFLVSILLLALLIIWIGPQKMWDVIKTANPWLILLAVGIHLFVVWIRSLRWGYIINQPWEFKKNFIVKTIGLFAGNFSPMRTAGEVLNAVAGKKINGITLSEGLSAGLTERFFDGVIVAVLLILCAFLLPKVRLIAIMGVLASLGLLVVIYLINWREDTSLWIYHRIHSILRFLPISEEVVENFYLKFTEGLRSMIEYTKTFSSFKNLLVVFLFTAVSWLLECVRLYVVFVAFNVEINFVAIIIIFLLANIIGIVSALPGGIGSIELSLTGLFVLFGISSALGGSIALVDRLASFWVVTALGIIFCSYYAQDILEEIKEYTLGLKSSKKD from the coding sequence TTGAAAAGATACTATGTTTTCCTGGTGAGCATTCTGCTACTGGCACTCCTGATAATCTGGATCGGCCCCCAAAAAATGTGGGATGTGATAAAAACTGCTAATCCCTGGTTAATATTACTGGCAGTTGGCATACACCTATTTGTAGTTTGGATACGTTCATTACGCTGGGGTTATATCATTAATCAACCTTGGGAATTTAAGAAGAATTTCATTGTCAAAACCATTGGACTTTTTGCAGGAAATTTCAGTCCCATGCGTACTGCAGGGGAAGTTTTAAACGCTGTGGCCGGTAAAAAAATCAATGGAATAACACTTTCAGAAGGTTTATCTGCAGGATTAACCGAAAGATTCTTTGACGGAGTTATCGTGGCTGTTTTATTAATATTATGCGCATTCTTACTCCCAAAAGTGAGATTAATAGCAATTATGGGAGTTTTAGCTTCTTTAGGACTTTTAGTAGTCATTTATCTAATCAACTGGAGAGAAGATACCAGTTTATGGATTTATCATCGTATTCATTCCATACTACGATTTTTACCTATCTCTGAAGAGGTGGTGGAGAATTTCTACCTAAAGTTCACTGAAGGACTGCGCAGCATGATCGAATACACCAAAACATTCAGCAGCTTCAAGAATCTGCTGGTTGTATTCTTATTTACAGCTGTTTCCTGGCTTCTGGAATGTGTGCGGTTATACGTTGTTTTTGTTGCTTTCAACGTTGAAATCAACTTCGTGGCCATCATCATCATCTTCCTCCTAGCCAACATCATTGGAATAGTATCCGCCCTTCCAGGAGGTATTGGTTCCATCGAACTATCACTCACTGGATTATTCGTGCTTTTCGGAATTTCCAGTGCATTGGGTGGAAGCATAGCTCTGGTAGACCGTTTAGCATCATTCTGGGTGGTAACTGCCCTGGGAATAATATTTTGCTCATATTATGCCCAGGATATCCTGGAAGAGATTAAAGAATACACCCTTGGTTTGAAGTCTTCCAAAAAAGATTGA
- a CDS encoding glycosyltransferase family protein, with product MDGVDLLIGSRFLNMTPQNMPLQRRLSNGITTWLIRFMTGYHITDSQCGFRVISKKAAPFFTGISYNDYVYESEVLCKASENDLVVGERPIQCIYGNEKSYVRARHVLHYLMFTLRLLVRKLLRRI from the coding sequence ATGGATGGTGTTGACCTGTTGATCGGTTCCCGCTTCCTGAACATGACCCCCCAGAACATGCCCCTCCAGCGCCGGCTTTCCAACGGAATAACCACCTGGTTGATAAGATTCATGACTGGTTATCATATCACCGACAGCCAGTGCGGTTTTAGAGTAATATCTAAGAAGGCAGCTCCCTTTTTTACTGGAATATCCTACAATGACTATGTTTATGAATCAGAAGTCCTGTGTAAGGCATCTGAAAACGACTTGGTGGTTGGGGAACGACCCATACAGTGTATTTATGGTAATGAAAAATCCTATGTTCGTGCCAGACACGTGTTGCATTATTTGATGTTCACCCTGCGCCTACTGGTGCGTAAATTACTGCGGAGGATCTGA
- a CDS encoding glycosyltransferase family 2 protein encodes MRIITIIPAYNEETAILNVVKGVKKYSDVLVVDDGSTDKTAILAKNVGATVIKHWKNIGKGAAIKTGLKSAIEDDYDFMVLLDGDGQHDPQCIPFLLGEWMVLTC; translated from the coding sequence ATGAGAATCATAACTATTATTCCCGCTTACAACGAAGAAACGGCCATATTAAACGTGGTTAAGGGTGTTAAAAAATACTCAGACGTGTTAGTTGTGGATGATGGGTCCACTGATAAAACCGCAATCCTGGCAAAGAATGTTGGTGCCACAGTTATTAAACATTGGAAAAACATTGGTAAGGGTGCTGCCATTAAAACCGGGTTAAAAAGTGCCATTGAAGATGATTATGATTTTATGGTTCTTTTGGATGGAGATGGACAACATGACCCCCAATGCATACCCTTTTTACTGGGGGAATGGATGGTGTTGACCTGTTGA
- a CDS encoding glycosyltransferase family 39 protein — translation MEYGKITENRFLLLMIPAILAFIIALIPTLKYPWPLSWDIHYHVHLAKLYLEQGIIFWDPLTYAPFGRPIFYPPLFHYILAASAAVFKVDPFQISRYLQPIFAFFMVLSFTFVTSKLYNLRVALLAGFFLFFSVLFHRAILPLPETMALILFPMAIYLYYLALRGNRAKFAILGGILSGLMMLTHNLTGLIMLGVVLLFTLALKLRNERVDYKVLGFFMGFTLMVAAIWWLPLIIHYGFIFHNPQMVILGPVGYLGILNKTMGVPALIFVFLWVVSMINDELNKDYVEKWHNRLSRGDILIIIWALFPLILSNAYLLGFSILIDRILNFAVFPVMIIAALGLEYIYSNKKPAYQKAYKVIIALLIISSLFSAVFCALSLKPMVTDSQRDLAQWFADNGDGKGVVMSLTEGLDPVIVSISRQPVSTGGYQPGMVKVLDRNLYYSGNFTKEDCMRDNIEYFVVQSPIVHHSYFTMVYQNKDYKVWQVNI, via the coding sequence ATGGAATATGGAAAAATAACCGAAAATAGGTTTCTTTTGTTGATGATCCCTGCTATTCTGGCGTTTATTATTGCTTTAATCCCCACTTTAAAGTATCCATGGCCATTAAGCTGGGATATTCACTATCATGTGCACCTGGCCAAACTCTACCTGGAACAGGGAATCATATTTTGGGATCCATTGACATACGCACCATTCGGAAGACCAATATTTTACCCACCACTTTTCCACTATATTCTGGCAGCATCTGCCGCTGTTTTTAAAGTTGATCCTTTCCAGATATCCCGTTATCTCCAACCTATTTTTGCATTTTTCATGGTTTTATCATTCACTTTCGTGACCAGTAAATTATACAACTTGAGGGTGGCCTTACTGGCCGGATTTTTCCTATTTTTCTCAGTATTATTTCACCGTGCCATACTACCATTACCAGAAACCATGGCCTTAATATTATTCCCAATGGCAATATATCTTTATTACCTTGCGCTGAGGGGAAATAGGGCTAAATTTGCCATTTTAGGAGGCATTCTAAGTGGTTTAATGATGTTAACCCACAATTTAACTGGATTAATAATGCTGGGGGTGGTCCTGCTTTTCACACTGGCACTTAAACTCCGGAATGAAAGGGTTGATTACAAGGTATTGGGTTTTTTCATGGGATTCACTCTCATGGTAGCTGCCATTTGGTGGCTGCCCCTAATCATCCACTACGGGTTCATCTTCCACAATCCTCAGATGGTTATCCTAGGACCGGTGGGGTATTTGGGCATCTTGAATAAGACCATGGGGGTACCGGCCCTTATATTCGTATTTCTATGGGTAGTTTCCATGATAAATGATGAACTTAATAAGGATTATGTGGAAAAATGGCATAATAGATTATCCCGTGGAGATATTCTGATTATCATCTGGGCTTTATTCCCTTTAATCTTAAGTAATGCCTATTTACTGGGATTTTCCATACTTATAGATCGGATCTTGAATTTCGCAGTATTTCCAGTGATGATTATTGCTGCATTGGGGCTGGAATACATCTATTCAAATAAAAAACCAGCATATCAAAAGGCATATAAGGTAATAATTGCCCTTTTAATCATTTCATCTTTATTTTCCGCAGTATTTTGTGCATTATCATTAAAACCCATGGTAACTGACTCTCAAAGAGATTTAGCCCAATGGTTTGCAGATAATGGGGATGGTAAGGGGGTAGTAATGTCACTCACCGAAGGCCTTGATCCGGTTATTGTTTCCATATCCCGTCAACCAGTTTCCACAGGGGGTTATCAGCCTGGAATGGTCAAAGTTCTGGATCGAAACCTTTACTACAGTGGAAATTTCACCAAAGAAGATTGTATGAGGGATAACATAGAATACTTTGTGGTACAGTCGCCAATTGTCCATCATAGTTATTTCACCATGGTTTACCAGAACAAAGATTATAAAGTCTGGCAGGTAAATATCTAG
- the glmM gene encoding phosphoglucosamine mutase has translation MKKLFGTFGVRRIANQVLTPEFASKLAAAYGTLVKGWVAVGGDPRTSTPLIKHAVISGLLSSGCQVVDLGILPTPAVQYAVRNYYDGGVIITASHNPPQYNGIKFVDEDGIGIAEDMELKIEDMYFNENPDRVAWDGIGEVITNQGLVDEYIDEVIQRVDHDAIKNAKFKVIVDCGSGAACSTTPYILRKLGCEVTTLNCQPDGFFPGRNPEPTEDNLQELIKTVKATGADLGIAHDGDADRTICIDEAGNFVMGDKTFALVEKQLLIENQGGLIVTTVATSTAIYDIAEEYGGTVKATRVGDLLVARELKESDGLFGGEENGGLIFPDFVLGRDAALSTAKIVEIMALTKKSLSQLVAELPAYQSVKMKVECPDERKQEIMDKIAVDTQEYEIDTTDGVKIFREEGWIIIRPSGTEPIFRCFAEAKNTDDATKMAEWGISLVKKHLGD, from the coding sequence ATGAAAAAGTTATTCGGAACATTTGGGGTCAGAAGAATCGCTAATCAAGTCTTAACACCGGAATTTGCATCAAAATTGGCGGCAGCATACGGAACACTGGTCAAAGGATGGGTGGCTGTGGGAGGGGACCCTCGAACATCCACTCCTCTCATAAAACACGCCGTGATATCTGGATTATTATCATCAGGTTGTCAAGTGGTTGATCTGGGAATACTACCCACACCAGCAGTGCAATATGCCGTAAGAAATTATTACGATGGGGGGGTTATAATCACAGCATCCCACAACCCTCCGCAGTACAATGGAATTAAATTTGTGGACGAAGATGGAATTGGCATAGCTGAAGACATGGAACTCAAGATAGAGGACATGTACTTTAATGAAAACCCTGACCGGGTGGCTTGGGATGGGATTGGTGAGGTAATCACCAACCAGGGACTGGTTGATGAGTACATTGATGAAGTTATCCAACGCGTGGACCATGATGCCATCAAAAACGCTAAATTCAAGGTAATAGTGGATTGTGGTAGTGGAGCAGCCTGTTCCACCACTCCTTATATTCTCCGCAAACTGGGATGTGAAGTCACCACCTTAAACTGTCAGCCTGATGGCTTCTTCCCTGGAAGGAACCCTGAACCAACTGAAGATAACCTCCAGGAGCTCATTAAAACAGTGAAAGCCACTGGGGCGGATCTGGGAATTGCCCATGATGGGGATGCTGATCGTACCATCTGTATAGATGAAGCGGGGAACTTTGTAATGGGAGATAAAACTTTCGCCCTGGTAGAAAAACAGTTACTGATTGAAAATCAGGGAGGACTCATTGTAACCACCGTGGCCACCTCCACGGCTATCTATGACATTGCTGAGGAATACGGGGGAACAGTTAAGGCAACCAGAGTGGGTGACCTTCTAGTGGCCCGAGAACTCAAAGAAAGCGATGGATTATTTGGCGGGGAAGAAAACGGAGGTCTCATATTTCCGGACTTTGTTTTAGGAAGAGATGCCGCACTATCCACGGCTAAAATCGTGGAAATCATGGCCCTCACCAAAAAATCATTATCACAATTGGTGGCGGAACTTCCTGCCTACCAGTCAGTAAAGATGAAAGTGGAATGTCCGGATGAACGTAAACAGGAGATCATGGATAAAATAGCCGTAGACACTCAAGAATATGAGATCGACACCACTGATGGGGTTAAAATATTCCGGGAAGAAGGTTGGATCATAATCAGGCCATCAGGGACAGAACCTATCTTCCGTTGCTTCGCAGAAGCTAAAAACACTGATGATGCTACTAAAATGGCAGAATGGGGTATATCTCTGGTTAAAAAGCATTTGGGGGACTAA
- the afpA gene encoding archaeoflavoprotein AfpA, whose amino-acid sequence MNKKRKIAWGITGSGEKLVETVEIMQQMRDEYHKQFDIRVFISKAGDQVLKYYNLSNTLETKFDKTWTEINSNAPFLAGQIQLGRYAFLLVAPATSNTVAKISLRIADTLLTNAAIMGQKTNTPLYIMPTDFREGIVTTKLPNGKDLELTITREDAEHVERLSIMDSTNVFENPDEISTIFQKHAEML is encoded by the coding sequence ATGAACAAAAAAAGAAAAATCGCCTGGGGGATTACGGGAAGTGGTGAAAAACTGGTGGAAACCGTGGAGATCATGCAACAGATGAGGGATGAATACCATAAACAATTTGACATAAGGGTGTTTATTTCCAAGGCAGGAGACCAGGTCTTAAAATATTATAATCTTTCCAACACTTTGGAGACAAAGTTTGACAAAACCTGGACTGAGATCAACTCCAACGCTCCTTTCCTGGCCGGTCAGATACAACTAGGGAGGTATGCATTCCTCTTGGTGGCCCCGGCAACATCCAATACTGTGGCCAAGATCTCACTGCGCATAGCCGACACCCTGCTCACCAATGCCGCAATAATGGGACAAAAAACAAACACCCCACTTTACATTATGCCCACCGATTTCAGGGAGGGTATTGTTACTACCAAACTTCCCAATGGTAAAGATCTGGAGTTAACCATAACTCGTGAAGATGCAGAACACGTGGAAAGGCTTTCAATTATGGATAGCACCAATGTATTTGAAAATCCTGACGAGATATCAACTATATTCCAGAAACATGCTGAAATGCTTTGA
- a CDS encoding adenosine-specific kinase, with translation MDIDIKIVKLEAPADCNLILGQSHFIKTVEDLYEAIVNTVPHAEFGLAFGEASGNCLVRTAGNNEDLEKLAGEKMLEMGCGHSFLIFLCNAFPINLTQRIKDVPEVVNLFCATANPVQVLIVETEQGRGIIGVVDGFKPQGIETEDDVAWRKKFLRDIGYKL, from the coding sequence ATGGATATTGATATTAAAATTGTTAAATTAGAAGCACCAGCAGATTGTAACCTTATTTTAGGGCAGAGCCATTTCATCAAGACGGTTGAAGACCTTTACGAAGCAATTGTAAATACTGTGCCTCATGCAGAGTTTGGTCTTGCATTTGGAGAGGCTTCTGGAAACTGTCTGGTGAGAACTGCTGGTAACAATGAAGATCTGGAGAAATTGGCAGGGGAAAAAATGCTGGAGATGGGCTGTGGTCATAGTTTCCTTATCTTCCTGTGCAATGCATTCCCCATTAATCTCACCCAAAGAATCAAGGATGTACCCGAGGTGGTTAATCTTTTCTGCGCCACTGCCAATCCAGTCCAGGTTCTGATTGTAGAAACTGAACAGGGAAGGGGAATTATAGGAGTTGTGGATGGTTTTAAACCCCAAGGTATTGAAACAGAAGATGATGTGGCATGGAGGAAGAAATTTCTCAGGGATATAGGTTACAAACTATAA
- a CDS encoding helix-turn-helix domain-containing protein, whose protein sequence is MKEKMKEIGLRITELRELSDISIQDMADYLKIPLETYQEYEDGKKDIPASILFEIAHKMEVDMGLLLTGEETRMHIFSVTRKGKGVEVGRRKQYQYENLAEKFIHKKAEPFIVTVEPKGEGYKPSTNTHPGQEFNYILEGTLKIYIHDNGIILHEGDSIFFDSSYGHAMEALENKPAKFLAIVM, encoded by the coding sequence ATGAAAGAGAAGATGAAGGAAATCGGGCTAAGAATTACAGAACTTCGAGAGCTCTCAGACATCAGTATTCAGGACATGGCAGATTACCTGAAAATCCCCTTGGAAACCTACCAGGAATATGAGGACGGTAAAAAAGACATCCCTGCCAGTATTCTCTTCGAAATCGCCCATAAAATGGAAGTAGACATGGGATTACTGTTAACTGGTGAAGAAACCAGGATGCACATTTTCAGTGTAACCAGAAAGGGAAAAGGAGTTGAAGTTGGTCGCAGAAAACAGTACCAGTACGAAAATCTGGCTGAAAAATTCATACACAAAAAAGCGGAACCATTCATCGTAACAGTGGAACCCAAAGGTGAAGGATACAAACCATCAACCAACACCCATCCTGGGCAGGAATTCAACTACATCCTGGAGGGGACCTTAAAGATTTACATCCACGATAATGGAATCATACTCCATGAAGGAGATTCCATCTTCTTCGACTCATCCTATGGACACGCCATGGAAGCCCTGGAGAATAAACCCGCCAAATTCCTGGCAATTGTAATGTGA
- a CDS encoding AMP-binding protein has product MSSLLEKFVSQVDFESYQDFKDNFRIKIPENFNFAYDVVDEYARLYPEKVAMVWCNDDTDRTFTFKDMKEYSDRAANFFAQQGIKKGDRVMLTLKSRYEFWFCILALHKLGAITIPATHMLKTKDIVYRIENAGIKMVVCIAEDGVPDYFDEAHQKIGNNPFIRTMVGDTGREGWFNFRKEIEKASPEFQRPHGEGTLNEDTVLIYFSSGTTGMPKMIMHDHTYSLGHIITARYWQNVMDDGLHYTVADTGWAKAMWGQIYGQWISGTAIFVYDYERFDAAKMLEKASHHGVTTFCAPPTIYHFLIKEDLSHYDFSTLKYAVTAGEPLNPEVYNKFHEFTGLRLREGFGQTECVVCIANFPWVTPRPGSMGKPAPEYDIQIMNREGQESDVGEEGEIVIKTADGKPPGLFCGYYKEENKTEAAWHDGFYHTGDTAWKDEDGYLWFVGRNDDMIKSSGYRIGPFEVESAVISHPSVLECAITGVPHPVRGQVIKATIVLAGDHEPSPELAKEIQNHVKQVTAPYKYPRVVEFVDELPKTISGKIRRVEIREKDEKQ; this is encoded by the coding sequence ATGTCATCTTTACTTGAAAAATTTGTTTCACAGGTTGATTTTGAGTCATATCAGGATTTCAAGGATAACTTCCGTATAAAAATACCTGAAAACTTCAACTTCGCCTATGATGTGGTGGATGAATATGCACGTCTGTACCCTGAAAAAGTGGCCATGGTCTGGTGCAATGATGACACTGACCGAACATTCACCTTCAAAGACATGAAGGAATACTCAGACCGGGCAGCCAATTTCTTCGCCCAGCAGGGCATAAAAAAGGGAGACCGGGTAATGCTCACCCTCAAGAGCCGATATGAATTCTGGTTCTGTATACTGGCCCTCCACAAATTGGGAGCCATAACCATCCCCGCCACCCATATGCTCAAAACCAAGGACATAGTGTACCGTATAGAAAATGCCGGTATCAAAATGGTGGTATGCATAGCTGAAGACGGCGTACCTGATTACTTTGATGAAGCCCACCAGAAAATAGGAAACAACCCCTTTATAAGAACAATGGTGGGTGATACAGGTAGGGAGGGATGGTTTAACTTCCGCAAAGAAATTGAAAAGGCATCCCCAGAATTCCAGCGCCCTCATGGGGAAGGAACACTAAACGAGGATACAGTGCTGATTTACTTTTCATCAGGAACCACAGGCATGCCCAAAATGATCATGCACGACCACACCTACTCTCTGGGACACATAATAACTGCCAGGTACTGGCAAAACGTGATGGATGATGGATTGCACTACACTGTGGCAGATACTGGTTGGGCCAAGGCCATGTGGGGTCAGATATATGGACAGTGGATTTCCGGGACCGCAATCTTCGTATATGATTATGAAAGATTTGACGCAGCAAAAATGCTGGAAAAGGCATCCCATCATGGAGTCACCACCTTCTGCGCACCACCTACCATATACCATTTCCTTATCAAGGAAGACCTCTCCCATTACGACTTTTCTACCCTAAAATACGCAGTAACTGCTGGAGAACCATTGAATCCTGAGGTTTACAATAAGTTCCATGAATTCACTGGTTTACGGTTAAGGGAAGGTTTCGGACAAACTGAATGTGTGGTTTGCATTGCCAACTTCCCCTGGGTAACACCCCGTCCGGGATCCATGGGAAAACCCGCCCCGGAATACGATATTCAGATCATGAATAGGGAAGGTCAAGAGAGCGATGTGGGTGAAGAAGGCGAAATAGTGATAAAAACCGCCGATGGCAAACCACCAGGATTATTCTGCGGATATTACAAGGAAGAAAATAAAACAGAAGCTGCCTGGCACGATGGATTTTACCACACCGGAGACACTGCCTGGAAGGATGAAGATGGCTACCTCTGGTTCGTGGGACGTAATGATGATATGATAAAAAGTTCAGGATACCGTATAGGTCCCTTCGAAGTGGAAAGCGCAGTAATATCCCACCCATCTGTTCTGGAATGCGCCATAACTGGAGTACCACATCCAGTAAGGGGACAGGTCATAAAAGCCACCATAGTACTGGCAGGTGACCATGAACCATCACCGGAACTGGCCAAAGAAATCCAAAACCATGTTAAACAGGTTACTGCCCCATATAAGTATCCTAGAGTAGTGGAATTTGTGGATGAACTGCCTAAAACCATCAGTGGGAAAATCCGCAGGGTAGAAATCCGGGAAAAGGATGAAAAACAATAA
- a CDS encoding 4Fe-4S dicluster domain-containing protein: MTSRKKEPYPVFNELECKACERCILACRPSVLKMSEDINERGYHYAVYQGEGCTGCGDCYYTCPEPLAVEVHIPQKIRNKDQNKPTNDKGNKEDIK, from the coding sequence ATGACAAGTCGCAAGAAAGAACCCTATCCAGTTTTCAATGAACTGGAATGTAAGGCATGTGAACGTTGCATATTAGCCTGCCGTCCAAGTGTCCTTAAGATGAGTGAAGACATCAATGAACGAGGTTACCATTACGCAGTTTATCAGGGAGAAGGATGCACTGGTTGCGGGGACTGTTACTACACCTGCCCCGAACCCCTAGCAGTTGAAGTTCACATACCCCAAAAAATTAGAAACAAAGACCAGAATAAACCAACCAACGATAAAGGGAATAAGGAGGATATTAAATGA
- a CDS encoding 3-methyl-2-oxobutanoate dehydrogenase subunit VorB translates to MTIQLIKGNTAVIIGAMYAGCDCFFGYPITPASEILHEASLYFPKVGRKFVQAESEEAAINMVYGAAAAGHRVITASSGPGISLKQEGISFMAGAELPCVIVDIMRAGPGLGNIGPEQADYTQLVKGGGHGNYRNIVLAPNSVQEMCDFTMKAFQLAEKYRNPAVVLADGVLGQMVERLQFPSQALEPTYDESWAVRGNRETRGNLVTSIFLDFDQLEDFNYRLQEKYQIIRENEVDYEEYMMDDAEIILVAYGISSRVARSVVDLVRMEGIKAGLFRPKTLFPFPEERLREIATNRDCKFLSVEMSNGQMKEDITLAIACQYPVELVNRMGGNLIDQKSIIDKIHEMAGER, encoded by the coding sequence ATGACTATCCAGCTAATCAAGGGCAATACTGCAGTTATCATCGGAGCAATGTATGCCGGCTGTGACTGTTTCTTTGGGTACCCAATCACACCCGCCTCCGAAATCTTGCACGAAGCCTCACTCTACTTCCCCAAAGTAGGTCGAAAATTTGTACAAGCCGAATCAGAAGAAGCAGCCATAAACATGGTTTATGGTGCAGCGGCCGCTGGGCACCGGGTTATAACTGCCTCATCTGGCCCGGGTATCAGCCTCAAACAGGAAGGAATATCCTTCATGGCCGGGGCAGAACTCCCCTGCGTTATAGTGGACATAATGAGGGCCGGACCCGGGCTGGGGAACATCGGACCAGAACAGGCCGATTACACCCAGCTGGTTAAAGGAGGAGGTCATGGAAACTACCGTAACATCGTCCTGGCGCCGAACTCTGTCCAGGAAATGTGTGACTTCACCATGAAAGCCTTCCAGTTAGCAGAAAAATACCGTAACCCCGCAGTGGTATTGGCAGACGGAGTACTGGGACAGATGGTGGAAAGACTCCAATTCCCATCCCAGGCCCTGGAACCAACCTACGATGAGTCATGGGCAGTCAGAGGCAACCGCGAAACTAGGGGAAACCTGGTAACCAGTATATTCCTGGACTTCGACCAGCTGGAAGACTTCAACTACCGTTTACAGGAAAAATACCAGATTATCCGGGAAAACGAGGTGGACTATGAGGAATACATGATGGATGATGCGGAGATCATCCTGGTGGCCTACGGAATAAGCAGCCGTGTGGCACGCTCCGTAGTGGACCTGGTAAGAATGGAAGGTATAAAAGCCGGATTATTCCGTCCTAAAACATTATTCCCATTCCCTGAAGAAAGATTAAGGGAAATAGCCACTAACCGGGATTGTAAATTTCTATCAGTGGAAATGAGTAATGGTCAGATGAAAGAAGACATCACCCTGGCAATTGCCTGCCAGTATCCAGTGGAACTGGTGAACCGAATGGGTGGAAACCTCATAGACCAGAAAAGCATCATAGACAAGATCCATGAAATGGCAGGTGAGAGGTGA